In Dyadobacter sp. CECT 9275, the following proteins share a genomic window:
- a CDS encoding PorP/SprF family type IX secretion system membrane protein has protein sequence MLKLIRVAHLIKWFVILGILLETDGVYAQKEVIFEQYLQNPMAINPAFTGVRETFNMTAMFRRKWFTIPNSPSSQTFAADGTTAGGKLGIGFQAMNDQTSYFTTTGVYGSLAYHLDVTESWKFSLGAQGGINVLPVAGGGLGGNNRALGSFGLGGWLYSDKWYVGVSKPEILGQNFGDQIISAFYRRPLYVMAGGSYYLNPDLMMLPHLLLVQEKDHKLRADFGARFWFSEKVGIGASYRVGGGISNASVPVNYLQFSAEVQVGKNVRLGYFYSTRQVEAIYHVQSGPKGIHELMLKFIPSPNGFQKF, from the coding sequence ATGTTAAAGCTGATCAGGGTAGCCCATCTCATAAAATGGTTCGTAATATTGGGGATATTGCTGGAAACAGATGGCGTGTACGCGCAGAAAGAGGTGATCTTTGAACAATACCTCCAGAATCCGATGGCGATCAACCCGGCTTTCACGGGTGTTCGGGAGACATTTAATATGACGGCCATGTTTCGCAGGAAATGGTTTACGATACCCAATTCCCCTTCAAGCCAGACTTTTGCCGCGGATGGTACTACTGCGGGAGGTAAATTGGGTATCGGGTTTCAGGCTATGAATGACCAGACAAGTTACTTTACCACCACCGGTGTATATGGCTCATTGGCCTATCACCTTGACGTGACGGAAAGCTGGAAATTTTCGTTGGGTGCACAGGGAGGAATCAACGTACTGCCCGTGGCTGGCGGAGGGTTGGGGGGAAATAACAGAGCATTGGGGAGTTTTGGACTTGGAGGATGGCTTTACTCCGATAAATGGTACGTAGGGGTATCCAAGCCGGAGATACTGGGCCAGAATTTTGGTGATCAGATCATCTCAGCTTTTTACCGCCGCCCGCTTTACGTTATGGCAGGCGGCAGCTATTACCTGAACCCCGACCTGATGATGCTGCCGCATTTGCTTCTGGTACAGGAGAAAGATCATAAACTTCGCGCAGATTTCGGAGCGAGATTCTGGTTCAGTGAAAAAGTTGGCATTGGTGCATCTTATCGTGTTGGCGGGGGGATCAGTAATGCCTCGGTACCAGTTAATTACCTGCAGTTTTCAGCTGAGGTACAGGTGGGCAAGAATGTAAGGCTGGGATATTTTTACAGTACACGGCAAGTGGAGGCGATTTATCATGTGCAGTCCGGCCCGAAAGGTATTCATGAGCTGATGCTGAAATTTATTCCCTCGCCAAACGGCTTTCAGAAATTTTAA
- a CDS encoding 2-oxoglutarate dehydrogenase E1 component, translating to MDKYTYIANSEGAYIEDLYNSYKQDPASVDEGWQKFFEGFDFSQKYPVNGNGHSNGAVNGKEAAVVGKVDAAQIRKEMEVVHLIRGFRSRGHLLATTNPIQKRKDRQPQLDIADFNLGPEDLDLVFEAGVEVFGRPATLREIVDSLKTIYTKNIGFEYLYIRDREQKSWLRKKIEKEALNMNFSIDEKKHILSKLNEAVVFENFLHTKYLGQKRFSLEGGETTIPALDAMINRAAEMGVVEVMIGMAHRGRLNVLANIMQKTYGQIFNEFEGNLPDQVWGDGDVKYHMGYASQITTKEGNKVHLKLAPNPSHLEAVNPVVEGYIRARADGMYDSDYDRVLPVLIHGDAAVAGQGIVYEVTQMSGLNGYYTGGTIHFVINNQVGFTTDFIDARSSIYCTDVAKIVDAPVLHVNGDDPEAVVFCMRLAVEYRQKFNKDIFIDMVCYRRHGHNEADEPKFTQPVLYKTIETHQNPREIYQKTLADRGDVDAQLAANMDKEFKQLLQERLDMVKQKALPYVMPKLEQEWHSLRKAKPEDFEKSPETGIALDILEKIGKALITTPDGFNRLKQIDKLLKDREQMIFEKKEVNWATAELLAYGSVLAEGNIVRLSGQDVQRGTFSHRHAVLKDVETNAAYSSLAHIEEGQGEFMIYNSLLSEYGVLGFEFGYSMANPNALVIWEAQFGDFANGTQVIIDQFVTSSETKWDRWTGLVMLLPHGYEGQGPEHSNARPERYLQLSANYNIIVANVTTPANFFHLLRRQMKFPFRKPLIVMSPKSMLRHPLCVSPLDSLVNGRFQETIGDTYADPAKTKKILFCTGKLYYELYEKQQADKRDDVAIIRLEQMHPFPQNQIDEHLAQFKNAKAYWVQEEPFNMGGWTFMLRMYKGNKPLEVIARESSASPSTGFSKIHAKEQAEIVRRAFE from the coding sequence ATGGATAAATACACATATATAGCAAATTCCGAAGGTGCTTACATAGAGGATTTATATAATTCCTATAAGCAAGATCCTGCTTCCGTTGATGAAGGCTGGCAGAAGTTTTTTGAAGGTTTTGATTTCTCTCAGAAATACCCGGTTAATGGTAATGGCCATTCCAATGGGGCTGTTAACGGGAAAGAAGCCGCTGTTGTAGGTAAGGTAGATGCTGCACAGATCCGAAAAGAAATGGAAGTGGTACACCTGATCCGCGGATTCAGGTCAAGAGGACACCTGCTTGCAACCACAAACCCGATTCAAAAGAGAAAGGACAGGCAACCACAGCTTGATATAGCAGATTTTAACCTTGGTCCGGAAGATCTGGACCTTGTTTTTGAAGCAGGGGTGGAAGTTTTCGGCAGACCGGCAACGCTTCGTGAGATTGTTGATTCACTGAAAACGATTTATACCAAAAATATTGGTTTCGAATATCTGTATATCCGAGACAGAGAGCAAAAAAGCTGGCTGCGCAAGAAGATTGAGAAAGAAGCCCTGAATATGAATTTCTCGATTGATGAGAAAAAGCATATTCTTTCAAAACTGAACGAAGCGGTAGTTTTTGAAAACTTCCTGCATACCAAATATCTCGGCCAAAAACGTTTCTCCCTCGAAGGAGGAGAGACAACCATTCCGGCCCTTGATGCGATGATCAATCGTGCGGCTGAAATGGGTGTGGTTGAGGTCATGATCGGGATGGCGCACCGCGGCCGTCTGAATGTGCTGGCCAACATCATGCAAAAAACCTATGGCCAGATCTTTAATGAATTTGAAGGTAATCTGCCGGACCAGGTCTGGGGAGATGGCGATGTGAAATACCATATGGGTTATGCAAGCCAGATTACCACAAAGGAAGGCAATAAGGTACATTTGAAGCTTGCTCCTAACCCCTCTCACCTCGAAGCAGTAAATCCGGTGGTGGAAGGATACATCAGAGCCCGTGCAGACGGTATGTATGATAGCGACTATGACCGTGTCCTGCCTGTATTGATTCACGGTGATGCAGCTGTTGCAGGTCAGGGGATTGTTTATGAGGTAACGCAGATGTCAGGGCTGAACGGATACTATACCGGAGGTACCATACACTTTGTAATCAATAACCAGGTTGGTTTTACAACTGATTTTATTGACGCAAGGTCAAGCATCTACTGTACGGATGTTGCCAAGATCGTTGACGCTCCTGTATTGCACGTAAATGGTGATGATCCCGAAGCAGTGGTGTTCTGTATGCGCCTGGCTGTGGAATATCGCCAGAAATTTAATAAGGATATTTTTATTGATATGGTTTGTTATCGCCGCCACGGACATAACGAAGCCGACGAACCGAAGTTTACGCAGCCTGTACTGTACAAAACCATTGAAACACATCAGAATCCGCGCGAGATTTACCAGAAAACACTGGCAGATCGTGGAGATGTGGATGCGCAGCTGGCAGCCAATATGGACAAGGAGTTCAAGCAGTTATTGCAGGAACGCCTTGATATGGTGAAGCAGAAAGCGCTGCCCTACGTTATGCCCAAGCTGGAACAGGAATGGCACTCGTTAAGAAAAGCAAAACCGGAGGATTTCGAAAAATCACCTGAGACAGGTATTGCTCTTGATATTCTTGAAAAAATAGGCAAAGCACTGATCACTACCCCTGATGGCTTTAATCGTCTTAAGCAAATTGATAAATTGCTGAAAGACAGGGAGCAAATGATATTTGAGAAGAAGGAGGTAAACTGGGCAACGGCCGAGCTGCTTGCTTACGGATCGGTACTGGCGGAAGGTAACATTGTCCGGCTAAGCGGCCAGGATGTGCAGCGGGGTACTTTCTCCCACCGCCATGCCGTGCTGAAAGATGTTGAAACCAACGCGGCGTATAGCAGTCTGGCACACATTGAAGAAGGGCAGGGTGAGTTTATGATTTATAATTCGTTGCTGTCTGAATATGGTGTACTGGGTTTTGAATTCGGATATTCCATGGCCAATCCTAATGCACTGGTTATCTGGGAGGCTCAGTTCGGGGATTTCGCAAATGGTACACAGGTGATCATAGATCAGTTTGTGACCTCCAGTGAAACCAAATGGGACCGCTGGACAGGCTTGGTGATGTTGTTGCCCCACGGCTATGAAGGACAAGGGCCCGAGCATTCTAACGCTCGCCCGGAACGGTATCTGCAGCTTTCGGCTAACTATAACATCATCGTTGCGAACGTTACCACGCCCGCTAACTTTTTCCACCTGCTGCGCCGTCAGATGAAGTTTCCTTTCCGGAAGCCACTGATCGTGATGTCGCCAAAATCGATGCTGAGACATCCATTGTGTGTTTCTCCGCTGGACAGCCTGGTGAACGGAAGATTCCAGGAAACAATTGGTGATACCTACGCAGATCCCGCAAAAACCAAAAAGATATTGTTCTGTACCGGCAAACTGTACTATGAACTGTACGAGAAACAGCAGGCTGATAAACGGGACGATGTAGCAATTATACGTCTTGAGCAAATGCATCCGTTCCCACAGAATCAGATTGACGAACATCTTGCCCAATTCAAAAATGCCAAAGCCTACTGGGTACAGGAAGAGCCTTTTAACATGGGCGGATGGACATTTATGCTGCGTATGTACAAAGGAAACAAACCTCTGGAAGTAATTGCGAGGGAGTCGAGCGCGTCGCCATCAACTGGTTTCTCCAAAATACATGCGAAGGAGCAGGCTGAGATCGTAAGAAGAGCTTTTGAATAA
- the odhB gene encoding 2-oxoglutarate dehydrogenase complex dihydrolipoyllysine-residue succinyltransferase → MAEIEVKVPPVGESITEVTIGNWFKNDGDFVKMDEVICGLDSDKATFELTAEAEGVLHIKAQEGDTLNIGDLIATIDAAANGASKPSEPKAEKPAPAPAPVVEAKPAPVAEAPQASAAPAKAYEMKVPAVGESITEVTIASWSKKDGDQVAVDEILCELESDKATFELPAEAAGTLRIVGKEGETLAIGAVICIIEGGTGVSAAPKPAETASVAAPEDKGFTEKHTSPVAAKILAEKGIDPKDVNGSGAGGRVMKEDALKAGSKPAETAAPAKPAAPAPAKVATAPAIPGSRNQRREKMSSLRKTIARRLVAVKNETAMLTTFNEVDMKPVMDLRAKFKDKFKEKHEVGLGFMSFFVKAVTVALKDFPVVNAYIDGEELVYNDFTDISVAVSTPRGLVVPVIRNAETLSFAGIEKEIVRLAVRARDGKLGLDEMSGGTFTITNGGTFGSMLSTPIINAPQSAILGMHNIVERAVVVDGQIVVRPIMYVALSYDHRTIDGKDSVSFLVRVKQLLEDPMRLLLDM, encoded by the coding sequence ATGGCTGAAATTGAAGTAAAAGTACCGCCCGTTGGCGAGTCAATCACGGAGGTTACAATAGGAAACTGGTTCAAGAATGATGGCGATTTTGTGAAAATGGATGAGGTTATTTGTGGACTGGATTCTGATAAGGCAACGTTTGAATTAACGGCTGAAGCTGAAGGTGTGCTACACATAAAGGCTCAGGAGGGAGATACCCTCAATATAGGGGACCTGATTGCAACGATTGATGCTGCGGCGAATGGTGCCAGCAAACCCAGCGAACCAAAAGCAGAAAAACCTGCGCCGGCTCCCGCACCGGTTGTTGAGGCGAAACCAGCTCCTGTTGCGGAGGCTCCACAAGCATCCGCCGCACCTGCAAAAGCATACGAAATGAAGGTACCTGCTGTGGGTGAATCCATTACAGAGGTAACGATAGCTTCCTGGAGTAAAAAGGACGGAGACCAGGTGGCAGTAGATGAAATACTTTGTGAGCTGGAATCTGATAAGGCAACGTTTGAATTACCCGCTGAGGCTGCCGGTACACTACGTATTGTGGGTAAGGAAGGTGAAACGCTGGCGATAGGAGCGGTAATATGTATCATTGAAGGAGGTACTGGTGTATCTGCTGCTCCGAAGCCTGCAGAAACTGCATCCGTAGCTGCACCAGAAGATAAAGGTTTTACAGAGAAGCATACTTCACCGGTTGCTGCCAAAATACTTGCAGAAAAAGGTATTGACCCGAAAGATGTGAATGGCTCTGGAGCTGGCGGACGAGTGATGAAGGAGGATGCGCTGAAGGCGGGAAGCAAGCCTGCTGAAACTGCTGCCCCTGCTAAGCCTGCTGCTCCTGCCCCGGCCAAGGTTGCCACGGCTCCTGCGATTCCGGGGTCACGTAATCAGCGCCGTGAGAAAATGTCGTCATTGCGGAAAACCATTGCACGGCGCCTGGTGGCTGTGAAAAATGAAACGGCAATGCTCACTACATTTAACGAGGTAGACATGAAGCCGGTGATGGATCTTCGTGCCAAGTTCAAAGACAAGTTTAAGGAGAAACATGAAGTGGGCCTTGGTTTTATGTCTTTCTTTGTGAAGGCAGTTACCGTTGCGCTTAAGGATTTCCCTGTGGTTAATGCGTACATTGACGGCGAGGAATTGGTATATAATGATTTTACAGATATTTCTGTGGCAGTATCAACCCCGCGCGGATTGGTGGTGCCTGTGATCAGAAATGCGGAGACACTTTCCTTTGCAGGGATTGAAAAAGAAATAGTTCGGTTGGCAGTACGTGCACGTGACGGCAAGCTAGGCCTGGACGAAATGTCTGGCGGTACCTTCACAATTACCAACGGCGGTACCTTCGGTTCGATGCTATCAACCCCCATCATCAATGCACCACAATCTGCGATCCTGGGTATGCATAATATTGTTGAGCGCGCTGTGGTGGTGGATGGACAGATCGTAGTTCGGCCGATTATGTATGTCGCGCTTTCTTATGACCACCGGACCATTGACGGGAAGGACTCAGTGAGCTTCCTGGTTCGTGTGAAGCAGTTACTCGAAGATCCGATGAGATTGTTACTCGATATGTAA
- a CDS encoding nucleotide pyrophosphohydrolase: MTLQEAQNTVDHWIKTYGVRYFSELTNMTILTEEVGELARIMARTYGDQSFKKSDLGKDLGDEMADVLWVLICLANQTGVNLTEAFEKNMAKKTVRDKDRHKENEKLS; the protein is encoded by the coding sequence ATGACCTTGCAGGAAGCACAAAATACGGTGGACCACTGGATCAAAACCTATGGCGTCCGTTATTTCTCGGAACTGACCAACATGACGATTCTTACCGAAGAAGTCGGTGAGCTTGCGCGGATCATGGCACGAACGTATGGAGATCAGTCTTTTAAAAAATCAGATCTGGGAAAAGATCTTGGGGATGAAATGGCCGATGTACTTTGGGTGCTGATCTGCCTGGCCAACCAAACCGGTGTTAATTTAACGGAAGCCTTTGAGAAGAACATGGCTAAGAAAACGGTCCGGGACAAGGACCGCCATAAGGAAAATGAAAAATTGTCTTAA
- the dtd gene encoding D-aminoacyl-tRNA deacylase, producing MIAVVQRVSQASVSIDEKIEGQIGLGFMVLLGITHNDTNEDVEWLGRKITGLRVFSDPEGKMNLDLRGVAGDILLISQFTLHASTKKGNRPSFIEAARPEIAIPLYEKMISFLEKETGKPIQSGRFGADMKVSLLNDGPVTIIIDSKNRI from the coding sequence ATGATTGCAGTAGTTCAGCGGGTATCTCAGGCTTCAGTATCCATCGATGAAAAGATAGAAGGGCAAATCGGGTTGGGTTTTATGGTTTTGTTAGGTATCACACACAACGATACAAACGAGGATGTGGAATGGCTGGGACGTAAAATTACTGGCCTTAGAGTATTCAGTGATCCCGAAGGGAAAATGAACCTTGACCTCCGGGGTGTTGCGGGAGATATCCTGCTGATCAGCCAGTTTACGCTTCATGCAAGTACAAAAAAAGGAAACAGGCCCTCCTTTATAGAGGCGGCGCGGCCAGAAATTGCCATTCCTTTATATGAAAAAATGATCTCATTTCTGGAAAAAGAGACAGGAAAGCCTATTCAAAGTGGCAGGTTTGGTGCCGATATGAAAGTATCATTGCTCAATGACGGCCCGGTGACCATCATTATCGATTCTAAAAACAGAATATAA
- a CDS encoding RNA polymerase sigma factor, producing the protein MALFNEELLLINVSQGNRESFSEIYNMYFSDIHKYVFKFVKADDYTDDLCQEIFMKVWENREKLPKIIHFRAYIFTIAKNQVYDFLRYTSRDERVRVQIQNGIRLTANSTEDTFQSEEYMSHVQAVLDSMGRSQEVFTLCREMNQTYDQAAETLGISRNAVKRHMIKTMKYLKHSARKNFGLSFN; encoded by the coding sequence ATGGCTTTGTTTAATGAAGAACTTTTACTGATCAACGTTTCTCAGGGCAACCGGGAATCATTTTCGGAAATATACAATATGTATTTTTCCGACATTCATAAATATGTCTTCAAGTTTGTAAAGGCCGATGATTATACCGATGATCTTTGCCAGGAAATATTTATGAAAGTTTGGGAAAACCGTGAAAAACTCCCGAAAATTATTCACTTCCGAGCTTATATTTTTACCATTGCCAAAAATCAGGTATATGATTTTCTTCGTTATACCTCCCGTGATGAGCGGGTGAGGGTACAGATACAGAACGGGATCAGACTAACAGCAAACAGTACAGAAGATACCTTTCAGTCGGAGGAATATATGAGCCATGTACAGGCTGTACTGGATTCTATGGGCCGTAGTCAGGAAGTTTTTACCCTCTGCCGTGAGATGAATCAAACTTATGATCAGGCGGCCGAGACGTTGGGGATATCCCGCAATGCGGTTAAAAGACACATGATCAAAACCATGAAATATCTGAAACATTCGGCCCGGAAGAATTTTGGATTATCATTTAATTGA